A stretch of Acipenser ruthenus chromosome 1, fAciRut3.2 maternal haplotype, whole genome shotgun sequence DNA encodes these proteins:
- the LOC117404031 gene encoding myogenesis-regulating glycosidase-like, giving the protein MYQMVQGNVAASPVNPKLKQTKQMRPLVGASVLGMLLVLAAVVAWSYYTASLRKADLLKTELLDLNRDGFVIWNRPGGKIVFRMDFRSGALDLDSCSKDGKILSCTQSDAGKLNFFIQTVKPKETVMCYRVRWEEFSEREVEHAMSYKGAHWYGGAETSTQHWPILISGLQPPKPFLTSDIYSNRDAFGGILERYWLSSSATAIKINDSVPFHLGWNATEETLYFQARYQNTPYKPAPGQEPFPELSYRVCVGSDVTSIHKYMVRRYFNKPTKVPSENIFKYPIWSTWAIYKSGIDREKLLRYAENIKKNNFNCSHLELDNRYTTYYGDFEFDPVKFPNATEMFQKLRDDGFHVSLWTHPFINYNSSNFGVGIERGLFVREPTGQLPAMVRWWNGIGAILDFTNPAARDWYLSNLKDLKSKYGVASFKFDAGETSYLPEQFSTFTPLPDPSYFTRRYTEMAMPFYERAELRVGYQSQNISCLFRIIDRDSVWGFELGLKSLIPTVLTISILGYQFILPDMIGGNVYPNRTDGSGELPDRELYIRWLELSAFMPSMQFSIPPWHYDKEVIEIAQRFTALHETLVAPLVLELAGEVLDTGDPIIRPLWWIAPNDENAHIVDSQFLIGDTLMVAPVLEPGKQERDIYLPKGKWRSYKGEHFDKTPQLLTDYPIDLDEIAYFTWVS; this is encoded by the exons ATGTATCAGATGGTGCAGGGGAATGTCGCCGCCAGCCCTGTCAACCCCAAGCTCAAGCAGACCAAGCAAATGCGCCCACTAGTGGGGGCGAGCGTCCTCGGAATGCTGCTGGTGCTCGCTGCGGTCGTGGCCTGGAGCTACTACACTGCCTCGCTGCGCAAGGCGGACCTGCTCAAGACTGAGCTGCTGGATCTCAACCGCGATGGCTTCGTCATCTGGAACCGCCCGGGCGGGAAGATTGTCTTCCGCATGGACTTCAG GTCAGGGGCCCTGGACCTGGACTCGTGTTCGAAGGATGGTAAGATCCTGAGCTGCACCCAGTCTGATGCTGGGAAGCTGAACTTTTTCATCCAGACGGTGAAGCCCAAAGAGACTGTGATGTGCTACCGCGTGCGCTGGGAGGAGTTTTCAGAGCGTGAGGTGGAGCACGCCATGTCCTATAAGGGGGCGCACTGGTACGGGGGTGCTGAAACCAGCACCCAGCACTGGCCCATCTTGATCTCCGGGTTGCAGCCTCCCAAACCGTTTTTGACGAGCGACATCTACTCTAACCGTGATGCCTTTGGGGGAATCCTGGAGAGGTACTGGCTCTCCTCCAGCGCGACCGCCATCAAGATAAACGACTCTGTGCCCTTCCACCTGGGCTGGAACGCTACAGAGGAGACCCTCTACTTCCAAGCCAGATACCAGAACACCCCCTACAAGCCTGCCCCTGGGCAGGAGCCTTTCCCAGAGCTGAGTTACCGTGTCTGCGTCGGGTCTGATGTGACCTCCATCCACAAGTACATGGTTAGGAGGTACTTCAACAAGCCCACCAAGGTGCCCTcggaaaacattttcaaataccCCATCTGGTCCACCTGGGCCATCTACAAGTCTGGGATCGACAGGGAGAAGCTCCTGAGATACGCGGAGAACATCAAGAAGAACAACTTCAACTGCAGCCACCTGGAGCTTGACAACCGGTACACCACCTACTACGGTGACTTCGAGTTCGACCCTGTCAAGTTCCCCAATGCCACGGAGATGTTCCAGAAGCTCAGGGACGACGGCTTCCACGTGTCCCTCTGGACGCACCCGTTCATCAATTACAACTCCTCCAACTTCGGCGTGGGCATCGAGAGGGGCCTTTTCGTCAGGGAGCCCACGGGCCAGCTGCCCGCCATGGTGCGCTGGTGGAACGGCATTGGGGCCATCCTGGATTTCACCAACCCGGCGGCACGGGACTGGTACCTGTCCAATTTGAAAGACCTCAAGTCCAAGTACGGGGTAGCTTCCTTCAAGTTCGATGCCGGCGAAACCAGTTACCTCCCTGAGCAGTTCAGCACTTTCACCCCACTGCCCGACCCCAGCTACTTCACGCGGCGCTACACAGAGATGGCCATGCCTTTTTACGAACGCGCTGAGCTGCGAGTGGGTTACCAGTCGCAGAACATCTCCTGCTTGTTCCGCATCATTGACCGGGACTCCGTCTGGGGCTTCGAGCTGGGCCTCAAGTCCCTCATCCCTACAGTGCTCACCATAAGCATCCTGGGGTACCAGTTCATCCTGCCGGACATGATCGGAGGCAACGTCTACCCCAACCGCACCGACGGCTCAGGGGAGCTGCCGGACCGGGAGCTCTACATCCGCTGGCTGGAGCTGTCTGCATTCATGCCCTCCATGCAGTTCTCCATCCCACCCTGGCACTACGACAAGGAGGTCATCGAGATCGCGCAGAGGTTCACAGCCCTCCACGAGACCCTGGTGGCCCCCCTGGTTCTGGAGCTGGCGGGGGAGGTGTTGGATACCGGGGACCCCATCATCCGGCCCCTCTGGTGGATCGCCCCCAATGATGAGAATGCCCACATAGTCGACTCGCAGTTCCTCATCGGGGACACCCTCATGGTGGCTCCCGTGCTGGAGCCTGGCAAGCAAGAGAGGGACATATACCTCCCCAAAGGCAAGTGGCGGAGTTACAAAGGGGAGCATTTTGATAAAACGCCCCAGCTGCTCACTGATTACCCCATCGATCTGGATGAGATAGCTTATTTCACCTGGGTGTCTTAG